In Nitrososphaerota archaeon, the genomic window GGCCCCGGCTTTGATACTTTCGCCATCGCCATCGATGGTATTTACGATACAGTTTCAATGACACTGGAAAAGCAAAAGGGCATAAGAATCAAAATAAAAAATGGGAGAATACCCTCAAAAGCAGAGGAAAATACGGGAGGGTTAGTGGCATCCAACATTTTTACCGAGTTTGGAATTTCTGGAGGGTGCACGATCGAAATCCAAAAGGGAGTGCCTGCTGGATACGGCTTAGGGAGTTCTGCTGCAACAGCTTCCGCTGTAGCCTACGGACTTGACAAGCTCCTCGACCTTAAATTGAACAGTTCAGAGCTGCTGGCTTTTGCAGCTAGTGGTGAAGTAGCTTCTGCTGGTGTTAGCCATTACGATAATGTTGCAGGTTCCTTGTTTGGAGGCTTTGTTGTAGTACGCTCTGCGGAATCTATTGACGTTGTTAGTTTTGCTCCTCCAAAGAACCTTGGCATTTGCATAGCAGTACCAAAGATTTCCACGCCTCCAAAAAAGACGGGTAAGGCACGAGCAATGCTTCCAAAATCCGTGTCGCTTGTAGACATGATACACAATTTGTCCTCAGCATCTATGATGGTTGCAGCGTTCGCTAAGGGGGATGTTGATTTGATAGGCAAAGCGATGTCCGACAAGATAGTAGAACCAGCAAGAGAATCACTGGTACCTGGTTATCAAGAGGTCAGGAGAATGACGCTCAAGGCAGGGGCATCTGGCACAGCGATAAGTGGCGCAGGTCCTTCTATGATAGCTTTCGTGAATCTGGACAAGGTAAAATCAGCTCGAGTTGCAGGCGCTATGAAAGACGGTTTTGCTGCAGCAAATGTAAATTCCGAAATCATTATCACGAAGATTGGTAAAGGAGCCAGCGTATTAAAACAATGAAACTCAAGTGCATAAGCTGTTCCAGAGAATATTCCACTGATGAGATGATGTACTACTGCAGATTTTGTAACGATTTACTGGAAGTTGTTTATGTTAAATCTGAGCTTGAAAAGAAAGCCAATTCGTCAGATTGGAGGAAGCTCCCTCTCTCCGTATGGCGCTATCATCCCTTCCTGCCTTTCAATGATGGGGCGACTCGAATTACACTAAACGAGGGAGGAACAGGCTTGCACAGATGCGAGAAACTTGCAGCATTTCTTGGCCTGAAGAGTATTTACATAAAAAATGAAGGAGAAAACCCTACAGGTTCTTTCAAGGACAGAGGAATGACTGTTGGAGTTTCAAAGGCTCTAGAATTGGGAGTTTCATGGGTAATCTGCGCCTCTACGGGCAATACCTCTGCTTCTCTCTCAGCATACGCCGCTCGTGCAGGACTCAAAAGAATAGTTTTGATACCATCTGGCAAAGTTGCTTATGGGAAACTTGCGCAGGCTATGATGTGCGGTGCCCAAGTAGTGCAGGTAAAGGGAAACTTTGACGAGGCTCTAGAGATAGTGATGGATCTGGCCGAGAGATACAAGGAAGTATACCTGCTAAATTCTGTGAACCCTTTCCGATTGGAGGGTCAAAAGACCCTAGCATTCGAATTATGCGAACAATTAGGCCACGTACCAGATTGGATAGTAGTGCCAGTAGGTAATGCTGGAAACATTAGCGCTATCTGGAAAGGCATGCAGGAGTTCAAGTATCTGGGCTATATCAATAAACTGCCAAGGATGGTCGGGGTTCAGGCAGCAGGAGCGGCACCAATAGCAGAAGCCTTTGAAAGAGGTTCCTCAGAAGTCAAGTTTGTTGAAAAGCCAGAAACTATAGCAACTGCAATAAGGATTGGAGTTCCGCAGAGCTGGAAGAAGGCCCTGAAGGCTATTCACGATTCAAACGGATTAGCGACGAAGGTCACTGATGAAGAAATACTCAG contains:
- a CDS encoding homoserine kinase, producing the protein MQKITVKGPASSANLGPGFDTFAIAIDGIYDTVSMTLEKQKGIRIKIKNGRIPSKAEENTGGLVASNIFTEFGISGGCTIEIQKGVPAGYGLGSSAATASAVAYGLDKLLDLKLNSSELLAFAASGEVASAGVSHYDNVAGSLFGGFVVVRSAESIDVVSFAPPKNLGICIAVPKISTPPKKTGKARAMLPKSVSLVDMIHNLSSASMMVAAFAKGDVDLIGKAMSDKIVEPARESLVPGYQEVRRMTLKAGASGTAISGAGPSMIAFVNLDKVKSARVAGAMKDGFAAANVNSEIIITKIGKGASVLKQ
- a CDS encoding threonine synthase, coding for MKLKCISCSREYSTDEMMYYCRFCNDLLEVVYVKSELEKKANSSDWRKLPLSVWRYHPFLPFNDGATRITLNEGGTGLHRCEKLAAFLGLKSIYIKNEGENPTGSFKDRGMTVGVSKALELGVSWVICASTGNTSASLSAYAARAGLKRIVLIPSGKVAYGKLAQAMMCGAQVVQVKGNFDEALEIVMDLAERYKEVYLLNSVNPFRLEGQKTLAFELCEQLGHVPDWIVVPVGNAGNISAIWKGMQEFKYLGYINKLPRMVGVQAAGAAPIAEAFERGSSEVKFVEKPETIATAIRIGVPQSWKKALKAIHDSNGLATKVTDEEILSAQGSLAKLEGIFVEPASATPVAAVRNLVRNGTIKKEDEVVCVATGHGLKDPDVITKFFEKPIEVEADIKALESMLGLSRS